One Bythopirellula goksoeyrii genomic window, GCCACGCGAGATCTGGCCATGTTTCATAAAATGTCAGCCAGGCTGCCAGCGCAACCATGACTGCAAACCAAGATCGCAGTCTACGGTTGGAGTGCGCGCCGAAGAAAAGTGCTATGACTATGCACCCTGCTGATACGAACCCAGCGATTATGGTCAAGTGTAGTAGCTGAATTCTAGAACTCAGATAATGAGTATGAGGTAGCTGAGTTATATCTAGGTTCGACGCTCCCTTGGGATCCACTAGGGCGAGCAGGCGAGCCGCTTGAGAAAACCTGCCATCCAGTCCAACCCAGATTATCAGCCCGACAAGTAGGGCAAGATTGAATATCCAATATGCCCACACCGCTTGTCGCGATAGCAATCCACTAGCCAAACGCTTGAGAGGGCCGGAAATGTTTATGTTGGTAGGCATGGCATGCCGAGCGGAAATTGTCATCCCGAGGTACTCCGAGGGATCTGGCCAGATTTCTCGGAGTACCTCGAAATGACAGTAAGGAGTATCTTTTCAACGGCGTTGCGTCCAGCAATAATCGAGTTCTATGGCCACTGTCCATTTTACCAGTCACTTGCAGGCGTTCGTCAACAGCGAACCGGTCGTTGTCGCGGCAAAGGATGTAGCCATGGCACTCGAAAATGCCTTTGAGGGTAGAGAACAGCTGCGAAGCTATGTGATGGACGAGCATGGACGCCTGCGGAGGCATATCATGCTTTTCGTCGATGGTAAGATGGTCGAAGATCGCGTGAATTTGACTGATCCTGTAACGGAAGCATCTGAAGTGTATGTAATGCAGGCGCTTTCCGGGGGATGAGGGAAAAATGCGAAATGTGGAGTGTGGATTGCGGAATGTTTTGATCGACCAAACTTGAGGCGATAGATATATCTGATGACTGGCACGATTCACGTTTCTACCCGGAAGGGGTTGTTTACGCTTGGGCGTTCGTCGACAGGGCAGTGGGAAACTGTCAATGTGTCGTTTCTTGGTTCTCCGCTGAGCATGTCACTGGCTGATCCTCGGGATGGGAATTGGTATGCCGCGCTGAACCTGGGACACTTTGGTGCGCATCTGCATCGCAGCAGTGATCGAGGTGTTACGTGGACTGAGGTGGCTGCGCCGGTGTTTCCTGAGGGTGCGACGCTACCCGAGCGGATGGCAAGCGAGTCCGAGACGCCGAAAATGAAGCCGGCAGCGCTCTCAGAAATCTGGGCTTTGGAAGCTGCCAACACGGGGGACGGAACCTTATGGTGTGGCACGATTCCGGGGGGATTGTTTCGCAGCGACGACGCCGGTGATAGTTGGCAGTTGGTCGAGGGGCTGTGGAATCGCGAAGAGCGGATGAGTTGGTTCGGTGGCGGCAAAGACGATCCGGGGATTCATTCGATTGAGGTCGATCCGAACGATCCGCAGCATGTGCTGGTGGCGATTTCCTGCGGCGGTGTTTGGAGAACGCGAGATGGTGGCTCGACTTGGGAATGCTGCAGCAATGGACTTCGTGCCGAGTACATGCCCCCCGATCAGGCGTACGACCCGAACGCGCAAGACCCCCATCGTATGGTCGCCTGTCCAAGCGATTTCGATCATCTGTGGATCCAGCACCACAACGGCATCTTTCACTCAACTGACAACAGCCAGAATTGGGAAGAAATTACCGATGTAGAACCCGCCGTTTTCGGCTTTGCGGTTGCTGTGCATCCTCATGAGCCAGGTACGGCGTGGTTCGTGCCCGGTGTGAAGGACGAAATGCGCGTACCGAAAGATGCAAATTTCGTTGTTACCAAAACCACCGATGGAGGGAAGAACTTCCGCCAGATTTCAGAGGGACTTCCTACCGAGGACGCTTACGATATTGTCCTACGTCATGCACTTGATATCGATCAAACGGGCAACCTGCTCGCCATGGGGAGTACGACGGGCAACGTTTGGGTATCGGAAGACAGCGGCGAGTCGTGGCAGGCCGTTTCTACCCACTTGCCGCCAGTGTACGCCGTTCGGTTTGTTGAGTGAGGCGCCCGGTTCACTCTTCACTTCGTTCTACAAGTTCAGCAAACCGACGCCCGTAATCTGGATGGACAGCGGCCAGATGCGCAGCGATTTCCTCAACAGAGTCCGGATTTTCGCGGATCAACTCCACCACATCGGCTTCGTCGCGTAGGCGACCGGCGGCAAGTTTAAGTTCGATTAGTGCCGGCAATGAAATGTATGTAAGCATTCCCGGAGTTGCTCCCATGACCTGAGGATGAGAAATCGTGGTGGGGGCGGGGTGCTTGGCGGTGCCGGGGCGTCCTCCTTCGGGGAGAATATCGACTTCGATACCTGTTTCTCGATGGAGCAGTTTCGGCCAATTCCCG contains:
- a CDS encoding ubiquitin family protein codes for the protein MATVHFTSHLQAFVNSEPVVVAAKDVAMALENAFEGREQLRSYVMDEHGRLRRHIMLFVDGKMVEDRVNLTDPVTEASEVYVMQALSGG
- a CDS encoding WD40/YVTN/BNR-like repeat-containing protein; translated protein: MTGTIHVSTRKGLFTLGRSSTGQWETVNVSFLGSPLSMSLADPRDGNWYAALNLGHFGAHLHRSSDRGVTWTEVAAPVFPEGATLPERMASESETPKMKPAALSEIWALEAANTGDGTLWCGTIPGGLFRSDDAGDSWQLVEGLWNREERMSWFGGGKDDPGIHSIEVDPNDPQHVLVAISCGGVWRTRDGGSTWECCSNGLRAEYMPPDQAYDPNAQDPHRMVACPSDFDHLWIQHHNGIFHSTDNSQNWEEITDVEPAVFGFAVAVHPHEPGTAWFVPGVKDEMRVPKDANFVVTKTTDGGKNFRQISEGLPTEDAYDIVLRHALDIDQTGNLLAMGSTTGNVWVSEDSGESWQAVSTHLPPVYAVRFVE
- a CDS encoding nucleotidyl transferase AbiEii/AbiGii toxin family protein; protein product: MFEPQDLPGRYGRVVKALDQALIACQCEAVVGGGWAVWRHGYLGRVTQDIDIALPSNRIDDFLHTAAVSGFDVLNTPTGNWPKLLHRETGIEVDILPEGGRPGTAKHPAPTTISHPQVMGATPGMLTYISLPALIELKLAAGRLRDEADVVELIRENPDSVEEIAAHLAAVHPDYGRRFAELVERSEE